CCGTGTCTGACCCCTGGCCCCGGCGCGAACGAGCGAGGGGTTTTCAAGGAGTGATCAGCATGGAGTTATCGAGTGTGATCCGTCGGTGGCATTACCGGGAACATCTGCCGATCCGCGAGATCGAGCGGCGGACGAAGCTGTCGCGCAACACGATCCGCAAATATCTGCGGGCGGAGACGGGGGAAGTGAAGTTCAAGGTTCCGGAGCGTCCGAGCCGTCTGGACCCGTTTTCCGAGAAGCTGAGGGGCTGGCTGTTTCTGGAGGCGGCGAAGTCGCGCAAGCAGCGCCGCACGGGGCGCTGCCTTCATGCCGATCTTGTAGCGCTGGGTTATGACGGTTCTTATGGCCGCGTAGCCGCGTTCATCCGGGACTGGAAGACGGAGCGGCAACAGGCGAAGCAGACGACGGGGCGCGGGGTGTTCGTTCCCCTGCGCTTTGCGCCCGGAGAGGCATTCCAGTTCGACTGGGGCGAGGACTGGGCGACAATCGGCGGTCGGCGCATCAAGCTGCAAGTCGCCCACAGCAAGCTGTCCTACAGCCGGGCGTTCATCCTGCGGGCCTATCCGCTGCAGACCCACGAGATGCTGTTCGACGCGCTGGGCGAGGCGTTCCGCGCGCTTGGCGGCGTTCCGCGCCGGGGCATCTTCGACAACATGAAGACTGCGGTGGACCGGGTCGGTCCGGGCAAGGCACGCCAGGTCAATCTGCGCTTCTCGGCGATGGTGAGCCATTACCTGTTCGAGGCGGAATTCTGCAATCCGGCGGCAGGCTGGGAAAAGGGGCAAATCGAGAAGACCGTCCAGGACGCGCGGCGGCAGATTTGGCAGGAGATGCCGCATTTTCCCGATCTGCCCGCGCTGAACGCCTGGCTCGAGACGCGGTGCGTGGCGCGCTGGGCCGAGCTGCGGCATGTCGAACTGCCCGGCAGCATCGCCGAGATGCACGCGGCGGAGGTGCCGCACCTGATGGTCTTTGGCCGCCCGTTCGACGGGTTCGTCGAGCACGCCAAGCGGGTCGGGCCGACCTGCCTCGTGCAGTTCGAGACCAATCGTTACAGCGTGCCGGCTTCCTTTGCCAATCGGCCGGTCAGTCTGCGCGTCTACCACGACCGGCTGGTGATCGCCGCCGAGGGGCGGATCCTGTGCGAGCATCGCCGGATCGTCGAGCGGTCCCACGGCGTGCCGGGCCGCACGGTCTATGACTGGCGGCATTACCTGGCGGTGATCCAGCGCAAACCGGGCGCATTGCGCAACGGCGCACCGTTCGCCGAATTGCCCGGGGCGTTCCGTACCTTGCAAGCGCATCTGCTCCGGCGCGCCGGGGGCGGCCGCGAGATGGCGGAGATCCTGGCCCTGGTGCTGCATCATGACGAGCAGGCCGTGCTCTGTGCGATCGAACTCGCGCTCGAGGAGGGGGTGGCCACAAAGACCCATGTCCTCAACACGCTGCATCGCCTGACGGACGCCAAGAAGACGGGAGCCTCCAGGCTCGACGCGCCACAGGCGCTGGTGCTCGAATGCGAGCCCCGGGCCGATACCGGACGGTATGACGCGCTGCGCGGGGAGGCTCGCCATGCGTCATGACCCCGCGGCGGGAGCCCTGATCGTCATGCTGCGCGGCCTGCGGATGTATGGCATGGCCCAGGCCACCGCCGAACTGACGGAGCAGGGCGCGCCGGCGTTCGAGGCGTCCATCCCCGTCCTCTCCCAACTTCTGAAAGCCGAGTTGGCCGAGCGCGAGGTGCGCTCCATCGCCTATCAGACGAAGACCGCCAGGCTCCCCGCATACAAGGATCTGACCGGCTTCGATTTCTCCGCCGCCGAGGTCAACGAGGTCATGGTGCGCCAACTCCATGGCGGGGATTTCATCGACCGGGCCGAGAACGTCGTGCTTATCGGCGGACCGGGCACCGGCAAGACCCACGTGGCAACGGCACTGGCCGTGCAGGCGATCGAGCATCACCGCAAGAAGGCGCGGTTCTGGTCCACCGTCGATCTGGTGAACGCCCTCGAGCAGGAGAAGGCCGCCAACCGGGCCGGACAGATCGCAGAACGCCTCCTGCGCCTCGATCTCGTCATCCTCGACGAACTGGGATACCTGCCGTTCAGCGCATCCGGCGGTGCTCTGCTGTTCCATCTCCTCAGCAGCCTCTACGAGCGCACCAGCGTCGTCATTACCACCAATCTGAGCTTCGGCGAATGGGGCGAGGTTTTCGGCGATCCCAAAATGACGACGGCCCTGCTCGATCGCCTCACCCACCACTGTCATATCCTCGAAACCGGAAACGACAGCTTCAGGTTTCGCGCAAGCTCGGCCGCCCCAAAAGCCAGAAAGGAAAAAACAACCGCTTGACCCCCTCCCAAAACATGAGGGAGATACCCAAAGGCCGGGTCAATTCTCGATGAAAACCCCGGGTCAGATCTCAGTGAAAATTAACACTGCTGGACCATATTGTCGATACTGCCCAGGATCGGAAACAGATAAGATTTCATGATGCCAGAGCCTCTCCGATTTGTCGGATGCCATATCCGGGTCTGGACCGACGGGACACGCCACCGTCTTTACTGCACTCGCCGTCCGTCACAGCGCCAGTCTCCTTCACCGCCTCATCAGATTTTCATGACGATGGTATCCCGCGCCCGAATAATCTCGCCGTCCGCATTCCGCACGATCAACGGCGCCAGGGTTTTTCCATCTTTCCGGTCTACCAGTTCCGAATGTGGCTCCCCGGGTCTGTAGCAGAACGCCTCTCCCCACTGCCTCAATGCGACAATAACCGGAAACAGCGCCTCTCCTTTTGGGGTCAGCACGTAGTCCTGCCAGGCACTGCCGTCAGATGCCGACGTCACTGCAAGCACTCCCAAGGCAACAAGACCCTGCAAACGGCTCGCCAGAATCCCTTTGGATATTCGGAGACTTTTCTGAAATTCTCCGAAACGCCTTGCGCCGTCAAAGGCGTCGCGCACGATAAGCAGCGACCACCAGTCGCCAATGCCATCCAGCGACCGGGCCACCGGGCATTCCGCATCGCTGAGGCTCACCCGCTTCACCATCCGACATCCTCACATTTTCATATGGTTCTAAAATAGAACTGGACGACGCATGGTGCAATAGGTTCTATTATAGAACCTATTATGAGGTGCAACCGATGTCCTCTCCTTCTTCTGCCAATTGCAACCGGCAGCCTCCGCTTACCGGCCCACTCATTCTGCTGCTGGCAACCGCCTGCGGACTGAGCGTTGCAAATGTCTATTACGCCGCTCCCATGCTTGACGAGATCGCCCATAATCTGGGTGTCGCCCCGGCCCTTATCGGCAGTATCATCACCGCAACCCAGGTCGGATACGGGCTCGGTCTGATCGGTATCGTGCCGCTGGGTGACCTGATATCCTCTGGGCGTCTTGTGCTCATTCAGGGGCTCACTGCGGCTGCCGGGCTTGTTGCCGCTGCGCTGTCCCCCTCATGGGGATCGCTGCTTGGAAGTCTGTTTCTGGTCGGTCTTTCGTCCGTCATCGTCCAGACGCTGGTGGCCTGCGCGGCCGGCTGGGCAGCACCTACCGAGCGGGGACAGGTTGTCGGACAGGTCACCAGCGGCATCGTGATCGGAATCCTGTGCGCCAGGATCATTGCGGGCCTGCTCACGGATGCGATCGGCTGGCGGGCCGTCTATCTTGCGTCTGCCGTCCTGACAGCGGGCATGGCTCTGGCGCTGGCACGCATCCTGCCTCCCGGAAGGCGAAATGAGGTGCCGCGTTCCTATCCGGTCCTGGTTTTCTCGACCCTGTCGCTTTACCGAACCAATCCCGTGCTGCGCCGCCGCAGTTTGCTGGCGTTTCTGATCTTTGCGATGTTCAACGTGCTCTGGGCGCCCCTTGTTCTTCCACTCAGCACAGCTCCGTTCTCGCTTTCGCACACCGAAGTCGGGCTGTTCGGTCTTGCAGGCGTGGCTGGAGCGCTGGGGGCCGGACGAGCCGGCATCTGGGCCGATCAGGGCAACGCGCGCCGGACGACCATTCTATCCTTTGTTCTGGCCCTGGTGGCGTGGGGTCTGATGGCCGCCCTGCCTTTCTCTCTGTGGTTTCTGATCGCAGGCATTCTCCTGCTGGATTTTACCGTTCAGGCGATTCATGTCACCAGTCAGAGCCTGATCTTTGCCTCGGACGCAGAAGCTCGCAGCCGTCTTGTCGGTGCCTATATGGTTTTCTATTCGCTTGGGAGCGCATGCGGCGCCTTTGCCTCCACTCTGGCCTATGCACATGGAGGCTGGACCAGCGTCTGCCTGCTCGGGACAGGACTTGGCCTCGCAGGATTAACGCTGGCATATTTCCATAAATCAGAAAACCGCTAGAAGATCAGATCGATCATCCCCTCTGAAATTCAGGAGCAAGATGAACCATCAGGCGCGGCACCTTTTACTTCGTCTTCTTCCGTATTTTCCGGATAAAGCCTCCGAACCCCCATGAGTTATCTGACACTCCATTTTTTTTGGATCGATTGTTACGAGATTACTGGTCGCCGGGATCTACGCGACATCCCCTCGATCAAAACCGATCAAAGGCAATGACATCGATATCCGGGATCCGTCCCCCATGCGGAGGCAGATCGCCCGTTCCCTTGCCAATCGCGACGAACATGACCAGCGCATGGTCCTTGGGCAGGCGGATGATCTCCGCGACTTGCTCGAAATCGAACCCGTCCATCGGGCACGTATCGTAGCCATGCGCTGACGCCGCCATCATCAATGCGTATGCCGCCATGCCGGCAGAGCGAAATGCCTCGTCGCGCTGCATCGTCGGGTTGTTTTCGTAATACTGTGTGATCATGCCGATATATTTCTCACGCATAGCCTCCGGCGCGTCTTTCCAGTAGCGTCCGGGGTCCTTCGCATAGGCGTGCATGTCCGCGCACAGGACGACGAGTGCCGAACATTCCTCGATCTGCGGCTGGTGCCACGCCACCGCCTTGATTGCGGCACGGACGGCGGGATCGCGCACCACCAGGAACCGCCAATTCTGGATATTGAACGCAGTCGGTGCCGTTCGCGCGGCGCGCAAAATGGCGGTCAGCGTTTCATCAGGAATCGTATGGTGCGCGTCGAAACGCTTCGTCGCCCGTCGCGCAAACATCGTATCCAGAATCTCGTTCATCATGCTTTCTCCCTCTCCTCATTCAGATCCGCTGCTGGCGCGAGGCGCATCAGGCCACGCATTGCCGCTGCCGGCCAAGCCCCTCGATCCCGAGTTCCACGACATCGCCGGACCGCAGATAGACCGGCTCTGGCCGCATCCCCATTCCGACACCCGGTGGTGTGCCGGTGGCGATGACGTCGCCGGGCATGAGTGTCATGTAGCGGCTGACATAGGCGACGATCTCGGCGACGGAAAACACCATCGTGCGCGTAGTCCCGCATTGCATCCGGCGCCCATTCACATCCAGCCAAATCGCGAGATTCTGAGGGTCGGGCACCTCGTCCCGGCTCACCAGCCACGGGCCGAGCGGCCCGAACGTATCGCATCCCTTGCCCTTGTCCCACTGGCTTGACTGCATCTGGAAGGCGCGTTCGGACACGTCGTTGGCGACGCAATAGCCCGCGACATGATCCAGCGCCTCGCTGACTGCGATATTCTTCGCGCGCGTGCCGATGATGACGGCGAGTTCAGCTTCCCAGTCCAACTGTGTCGCGCCAATCGGCGGGATGATCGGATCGTCAGGCCCGGAGAGTGCCGTGATCGCCTTGAGAAAGATGATCGGCTCGTCGGGCACCGGCAGCCCTGCCTCTTCCGCATGGTCCCGGTAATTCAGCCCAATGCAGATATATTTCCCGATCCCTGCGACCGGCACGCCCAGACGCTGGCCAGGATCCACCTGCGGCAAGCTCGACGGATCGATCGCCGCAAGGGCGGCCAGACGCGCCGGCGCCAGTACCTCCGGCGACACGTCCCCGACCACCCCCGCCAAGCTGCGCAGGCCTCCCGTCTGATCGATCAGAGCCGGACGTTCCTCTCCCGGTTCCCCATAACGGCACAGCTTCATGCGTGTCTCCTTTCGCTCAGTCGGAATCACAGATAACCAGAGTGGATGGCTCGCGCGCATGCACAACGACCGTCTCGCATCCCGTGATCGCGACACCGCAGCCAGCACCAGCATCGAACCCCTGAATTTCGACCTGGCCTGCGGCGACGAGGGCGTAGACGCAGCGGTCCGCATAGGTGGGGATGACGGCCTGTCCGCCAGTCGGGAGCGTGAGGCGGAGCACGCGAACCCGAGCCTTTAACGGTAGAGGGTCACCCGACCGCCCCTGATCAGCTTCCTCCGGGTCGTCTTCGGGAAAGCCGCTGGCCAGCAGGACATGCTCGTGCCCGAAGCGGTCCCCATCGCGGCGCAGGCCGATTTCCGACGCGCCCCCTTCCTCTTCGGGCATCAGCCACAGTTGCAGGAGCGACGCCGGCGCACCGCCGGTCTTCCACGTCGCCAGGGCCACGCCATCGCCGGCGCTGACGAGATGACAATCGCCCGGCTTCAGCAGGCTGTCGCCAAGCCCATCCACCAGCGCCAGAACTGTTCCGTTGAGAACGAGGGTCACGATTTCGACCGCGCTTTCATGGTCCAGCCTGAAGGCGGCATCGGCCTCCAGGTCGATCCGGTTGAGCACCCGGAGCCGTCCCCAATGTGAGGGAGCGGGGTGAGCATAGTCCCGGAATGCGAAATGGCACTCGAGCTTGACGCCATCCTGGACCAGATGACCCAGCTCGGAAGGCAGCCGCACTTTGATCATCCCTGTCGCCCTCCCTGCCCCGCTGACTGGATGGTCGACCGCCGGGCCACCGCTTCCGGATAGCGCGCCTCCCAGCCACCACCAAGCGCGCGGTAAAGCCGGGCCACTGCGACCGAAACCGCCGTCGTCGACTGGACGAGCTGGTTCTGGCTGGCCAGAAGCGCGTTCTGCAGGGTCAGCACGTTCAAGAAGTCCGACGCCCCCTGCACGTATTGCTGCTGGGCCAGGCGCACGGCCGTCTCGTTCTGGGCCACGGTCTCCTTCAGCCGGTCGCGCTGCTGCTGGGCGGCGGAGAAATCGGCCATCGCGTCATCGATCTCCTGCCAGGCCTTGAGAATGGTGCGCTGCAGGGTGATCGCCGCTTCCTTCTGCTGCGCCCGGCGTAGGCGCAATTGCCCGGTGAGGCGGCCACCCTCGAACAGCGGCAGCGTCATGGTCGGACCGAAGCCGTATTGTCGCGACGCCCAGGAGCCGAGCCCGCTGAATTGCAGCGCCTGCACGTCGAGACTGCCGGACAGCGTCACGCGCGGAAAGAAATCCGCCACGGCCACGCCGATGCTGGCGGTGGCGACATGCAACTGCTCCTCGGCCATGCGGATATCGGGCCGACGTTCGGCCAGTTCCGACGGCAGGCCAACGGGCACCGCATCGGGTACCGGCGGGATCGGGGCAGGCGTGCCGAGTTGCGCCCGGAGCGCACCCGGCTCGCGCGCAACGAGAAAGCTCAGCGCGTTGATCAGATGCACTTCCTGGCTGCGCAGGATCGGCAGGCGCGACTGGAATTCGCTGAGTTGTCCGCGCGAATCCGCCACGTCGAGCTGCGTGGAGGCTCCCTGCGTAAAGCGCATCGCCGTCAAATCGACACTATGCCGCGCGATGTCGATATTGCGGTCGACGATGGCGATCTGTGCCTGGACGCCGCGCAGATCGAGATAGTCCTGCGCGGTCTCGGCCATCAGCGAGACCAGCACGTCGCGCTGCATGTCCTGCGTCGCCTGCACAGCCGCGTTGGCCGCCTCGACCTGACGCCGAACATGACCCCAGAGATCGACTTCCCAGGACGCGCTCATGCCGTATTGCGGCAGATTGAAGGACGGATTGCCGACCGTGCCCGGCACAGCCACGGGGCCGAAGCCCTGCGCGCCGCTGGCGACATCGCCCGCGCCGGCGCGCTCCAGCGTGCCGAGCAGGCCGAGGATACCGTTGGTGCTGGCCCGCTCGCGGGCGTAGGACGCATTCCCCTCCATATGCGGGAACTGTGCCGCGCTCGCGATCCGCCGCTCGGCGATGCTCTCCGCCAGGCGATAGGCGCTTGCCCGCAGATCCAGATTGGCCGACGCGACCTGCTGTTCGAGCGCCGTCAGCACCGGATCGCGATAGATCGTCCACCATTGCGGATCGGCCGGGCTTTCCACCGGGTGGCTTTCGGCATCCGCCATACCGCGGCGCCAGTGCGGCGCGCTGGCGAGATCCGGCTTGTGATAGTCGGGCCCGACCGTGCAGGCGCCGAGCAGGAGCGCGCTCGCCAGAGCGAGCATGGGGCGGTTGAGGCGTGTGATCATGATCCGCCCCTCACCGCCAAGCATAGCGGGGGTCGTCCGCCTTCGGGCCTTCGGGACGGGAGGCCGTGTCGACCCTGACTTCCACCGACATGCCGACCCTGACGCGCGCGGCAAGTGGCTGCCCCGGATCGAAGGTGATGCGCACCGGCAGACGCTGGACCACCTTGGTGAAGTTGCCGGTCGCATTATCGGGCTGGATCGGCGCGAACGCGACGCCGGTCGCCGGCGGGATGCTGTCGACATGAGCGCGCAGTGGCTGACCCGGGAAGGTGTCGACCCAGACCGTCGCTTTCTGCCCCGGCACAACATGCGTGAGTTGCGTCTCCTGGAAATGGGCAACCACGAACGCATCCTGGACCGGGGTGACCGCCATCAGCGCACTGCCGGGATTAACGTAGTTGCCCACACGCACGCCGCGCGCGCCGACCACGCCGTCCACCGGGGCCGGGATGGTGCAATAGGACAAATCCAATTCTGCCCGCTGCTCCTCGCCTTCGGCGCGGGTCAGGTTGCCCCTGGCACGCGCGATCTGGGCGGCGAGCACATCCTTTTCCTGGGTCGCGGCCTGCACACTCGCCTCGTCGCGGGCTTTCGCGGCCGTGGCCTCGCGGGTCTGCGCCGCCGTACGCTGGCGCTGCTCGGTCGTGCCGGCGCCACCGACCGCCAGATTGCGGTAGCGCGCCTCGTCCTGCTGCGCGAAGACGAGTTCAGCGTCGTCAGATTGTACCGCCGCCCGTGCCGCCGCGATCAGCGCATCCTGCCGGGCCAACTCCGCCTGCAGATTGGCGATGTCGGCGCGCGCGGCGGCGAGATTGCCCCGCGCCACGGTAAGAGCTGCGCGGTAGTCGTCATCCTCGATATGGGCCAGCACCTCGCCTTTGCGGACCTGCTCGTTGTCTTGCGCCATCACGGCGTCGATGCGACCGCCGACCTTGGGGGCGACCACCGAGGAATAGGCAGACACATAGGCGTCGTTGGTCTCGACCCGCACGCCGTCTCCAAGCACAAGGCGGTCACCGCCCCAGGCCGCGGCCCCCAGCACCACCACGCCGGCCGCCAGCAGCAGCGCCTTCGTTGTTCCGTTCATGAATATTCCCTCTTGCGGCCCCGGCGGCCACATCGTCTGTCGCGGATTGCGCGGGACCGTCAGGTCAGCTTCAGGTAGATCGTTACGACGAGGGCCACGAAGTAGCCCTCGATGCGGTCGCGCAGCGTCCACCTCGGTGCTGTCGCGTTGCCTGTCTGATCCGATGATAGGATGTCTGGATGCCGCACGCGGCGCGTATCCCGATACGAACTGGTCTTCATATTGGTCTCACATGACATACTGTCCGTCTCCGTCAGCGTGCAGGAGCGGAGGTGGACGGCGCGCGGGGCGGATAAACCCGTTGCGGCAGAACCAGATTGAGCATGAACAGGGCGGCGCAGACGCCGATCATGATCGTGTAGATATCTGCACAGGCCAGAATGAGCGCCTGCTCCGACGCCTCGCCGTGCAGCAAGACGGTCATGTTCCAGTCCAGCCGGGCCGGATCAACGATGTGCGGCGCCAGCAGCGCCTGCGCCGGGTCGCCCCAGGACTGCAACGCGGTATGGTTGGTGCCATAGGTGTCGAGCAGCATGGTGGAATGGAATTGCTCGCGCCGGCGCAGCAGGGCGGAAATAACGCCCGCAGCAATGGCGTTGGCCACTCCCTTGGTCATGTTGAACATGCCCGAGATGAACGGTCCATCGGCCGGACCCAGGCCCATCGTCGCCAGCATCAGGATTGCAATGACCATCATCGGTTCGCTGGCCACCTGCAGGAGCTGCATGGCATAGAAGTTCTCGCGCACCCAGTCAGCATCGATCCAGGTGCCAAGGAAATAGGACAGCCCCTGGATCGCAAGGCCTGCCATCAGCACATGACGGCAATCCACCCGGCGGATGTTGCACAGGGCCGAGACCAGCGGCAGCGCTAGCACTTGTGGCAGCGCGAGGATCAGCATGACCGGCGCGATCTGGATCGGGCGATAGCCGCGCACCTCCTCCAGATAGACCGCAGGGATTTCCGCCGTGACCGCCCCCAATACCAGAACCGCCGCCAGCGTCAGCAGCGCATCCGTCACGTTGCGCTGCTTGAGCAACTGGATGCGGAAAAACGGCACCGGATGGAACCATTCATTGACGATGAAGAGCACGAACAGGAACCCGCCGCCGAAGAAGAGGTGGGTGATCAACGGCGAGCGAAACCAGTCCAGCCGGTCCCCCTGCTCCAGCGCGATCACCAGCATGCAGATCGCAGGCAAGCCGGTCAGCAGGCCACGCCAATCGAACTGGCGAAAACGCTCCAGCCGGATCGGGTCCTGCGGCAGGCCCCACGCCACGCACACCATCGAGATCAGGCACAGCGGCACGATCTGCCAGAACAGGAACGGCCAGCCGACATACTCGAACCAGAATCCCGCCAGCGGCGCGCCGCCAATATTCGGCCCGAAAGTCGCGGTCAGGGCATAGGCGCCCAGACCGTAGATCTTGATATTGGGCGGCAGGAAGCGCAGCGCCACCGTCATCAGCATTGGCGGCAGGCTACCGCAAGCCAATCCCTGCACGCAGCGCAGCAGAAGAAGAGACGACAGGTTCGGCATGAAGGGTGCCGCCGTACCCAGCACGCCCACTAGCCCCGTCATCGCGATCGTCAGGCGTCGGATGGAGAACGTCACCGAACACCAGGGCGCGAACGCCATCGCAGCGATGTTGAACGCCTCGAACACGGCGGTGATCCAGGTCCCCTCGTCATGCCCGAGATGGAATGCGCCCCGGATATCGGCGAGCCCAGCCTCGGTCGTGTGCTCGTTGAACCCCGCCAGCAGAACTGCCAGCAGCACGCCCGCCAGCCCCGTGGCCAGGCGCGGACCGAACACCGCAGCCTTCGGCGGCGCCGGAGGTGGTTCCGGTTGCAGCAGCACGGGCACGGGCAGCCCGTCGGGACGCGACAGCGCCAGCGTATCAGCGTGGTCCACAGGATACCTCGCAACAGCATCGTTTGATCTCGTGTCGGCAGTCTTGAAGAAACATCCCATGTTTGGGAACGCTCAATTATGAAATCGTCGGGAAGCAGATATGGAACGGTCGGATGTCAGATTCCCGTTGCGACGCGGCGATGTCTCTGCCAGCGTTGGCTGAGGCGAAGACTGCTCGCGGCATATTCATCCTATGATTGGGTGTTTATTAGCCAATTCAGAGCCTGAGTCGCATGACATAAGGAAGACCCGATGGCACATGTGGCGCGCGGCTACGACCTCAATCTTCTTCAGGCGATGAACGTGCTGGTCGAGGAATCGAGCGTTACCGGCGCGGCCGAGAGGCTGCACGTCAGTGCCGCGACCATGAGCCGCACCCTGTCCCGCCTGCGCGAGACGTTCCACGATGCCATTCTGGTGCAATCGGGTCGGCATATGGTGCCAACACCGCGTGCCCTGCAGATGCAGCCGCGTGTCAGCCAGATCCTCTCTGCGATCAGCGATCTGTATCGTCCACGGCATGCCCTGGATTTCACCGGCCTGACGCCGACCTTCCGTATCCGGGCAGCCGACGTGGTGATTGGCCCATACGCGGAGGCGCTGCTGAGCGCCCTGCGCGCCGACTGTCCGGACACCACGCTGATCTTCACCGCAGAATCGAACGGTGACGACAGCGATTTCCTGCGACAGGGCGGGATCGATCTCTATATCGGCGCCACCGCGCTCCTGCGGCCCGAAATCATGCGCCAGACCCTGTTCGAGAGCCGCTTTCGCGGTGTGGTGCGGGCCGGTCATCCGATCCTGCTGGGAAAGATCACACCGCAGGCGCTGGTAGCGTACCAGCACATCGCCGTCTCGCGCCGAGGGAGGCGACGGGGACCGATCGACGAGGTCCTTGCCGATCAGTATGGGCTCGAACGCACTGTCGCGCTGCTGCTGACCTCTTTCTATGCCGCGCTGCAAGGGCTCGCACATACCGATCTGATCCTCCCGGCACCGGATATCCTGACTGACGCGGCAATGCTCGACCGGCTGGGTCTTTATGGCTTTCCGCTACCGCTCGATCTGGAGCCGGTGACGATCTTCCAGGCCTGGCATCCCCGACACGACACTGACCAGGTCCATCAATGGCTGCGACGCACGGTCCTACGTGTCATGAGCCCTCGCGCCCCGATCATAAAGCCAGAGACCGCTCAGGCTTTATGACGCTCCTGTGCCGCCCGCTTGCGAACGCCGCGAGCCGCGGCCGTGCCCGGAGACTTGCCGTCGGTAAAGGCCGCGATCAATGGCTGAAGGATAGCCCGCGCCGCCCTCACTGCCCGCAGTGCATCCCCCGCTTCGATCGCCTGGAACAGCCGTTCGTGAAGCTCCAGCTTCGGCTCGGTGACTCCATGCTCAACGAGGGCAGAAAGAGCGGCTTCGCGCGCCGCATCCAGAAAATAGCGATAAAGAGGGATCAGCGCATCGTTGTGACTGGCCTCCGCGACGGCCAGATGGAAGGAAGCATCCAGGTCCAGAAAGCGGGCAAGGTCGCTGTAGGAACTCCGTTCGCCACGCGCCTTCAGGGCTGCCCCCATTCTGCGGATGTCCCGCGTTGTCCGGCGGAGCGCTGCCAGACGCGCGGATTCCGTCTCCAGCATCACACGCAACTCGAAATGATCGCGCAGGCTGGTATGACTGACCTGCGCCATAATCGTTGCGGGTTCATGCAAGGCACGCACGTAGGTCCCGTCGCCCTGACGCACCTCGATCATGCCGGCATGAGACAACACGCGCAGGGCCTCGCGCACGGTGTTGCGGCCGATCTGGAGCATTTCGGCCAGTTCTGTCTCCTTGGGAATGCGCTGGCCAACGGGCCAGTCACCGGATGTGATCCGCTCACGCATGGCGGCAAGCGCCGCATCGACCAGGGAGGGACGCGGCAGGCGTGACAGGGAGATCGGAGCAGTCATGTGCGCAGCATAGCCTGTTTGAGCGGATCATCCCATGTCTGAATGTCATTATGGCAGGCCGGCATACGACCTTTGCACGATAGGATCGGCGGCATACTGATAACCATTGCGGAGACTCCAGCCGACGATAGGATGAAGAGTCAGGAAATGCTGATTCCCCACAAAAACCGCCGTGTCTCCCTCCTACGATCCCGAGAGGTCCCCGTGAAACTCTACGATCTTGCCCTCTCCGGTAATTGCTACAAGGTCCGGCTTTTCGCGGCTCTGACGGGCACTGAGCTTGAACTCATTCCGGTCGACCTCGCGGCTGACGAGCACTACACTCCTAGGTTCACGGCCCTGAATCCGTTTCAGGAAGTGCCTGTTCTGGTAGATGGAAAGACCGCGCTGCGGGATTCCCAGGCAATCCTCGTGTATCTGGCGGGCCAGCTCCGGGATAGGACATGGTGGCCCGAAGACCCGACATCCCAGGCAGAGATCGTGCAATGGCTGTGCATCGCCTCGAGCGAGGTTCGTGACGGGCCCAATGCCGCCCGCCTGATCCGGAAATTCGGCTACGATCTCGCAATGGAGAGCGCGCTTCTCGTCACACAACGGCTCCTGCCGCTGCTGGACCAGCACCTGAGCACGCATGCCTGGTTCGCG
This genomic stretch from Gluconacetobacter diazotrophicus PA1 5 harbors:
- a CDS encoding glutathione S-transferase family protein; this encodes MKLYDLALSGNCYKVRLFAALTGTELELIPVDLAADEHYTPRFTALNPFQEVPVLVDGKTALRDSQAILVYLAGQLRDRTWWPEDPTSQAEIVQWLCIASSEVRDGPNAARLIRKFGYDLAMESALLVTQRLLPLLDQHLSTHAWFALGHPTIADCALFPYLALAHEGGIDVTPFPALAGWLDRVRALPKFTPIPGIRG
- a CDS encoding FadR/GntR family transcriptional regulator — its product is MTAPISLSRLPRPSLVDAALAAMRERITSGDWPVGQRIPKETELAEMLQIGRNTVREALRVLSHAGMIEVRQGDGTYVRALHEPATIMAQVSHTSLRDHFELRVMLETESARLAALRRTTRDIRRMGAALKARGERSSYSDLARFLDLDASFHLAVAEASHNDALIPLYRYFLDAAREAALSALVEHGVTEPKLELHERLFQAIEAGDALRAVRAARAILQPLIAAFTDGKSPGTAAARGVRKRAAQERHKA